A single window of Bos javanicus breed banteng chromosome 19, ARS-OSU_banteng_1.0, whole genome shotgun sequence DNA harbors:
- the DLG4 gene encoding disks large homolog 4 isoform X3, with translation MCLCVKYRYQDEDTPPLEHSPAHLPNQANSPPVIVNTDTLEAPGYELQVNGTEGEMEYEEITLERGNSGLGFSIAGGTDNPHIGDDPSIFITKIIPGGAAAQDGRLRVNDSILFVNEVDVREVTHSAAVEALKEAGSIVRLYVMRRKPPAEKLMEIKLIKGPKGLGFSIAGGVGNQHIPGDNSIYVTKIIEGGAAHKDGRLQIGDKILAVNSVGLEDVMHEDAVAALKNTYDVVYLKVAKPSNAYLSDSYAPPDITTSYSQHLDNEISHSSYLGTDYPTAMTPTSPRRYSPVAKDMLGEEDVPREPRRIVIHRGSTGLGFNIVGGEDGEGIFISFILAGGPADLSGELRKGDQILSVNGVDLRNASHEQAAIALKNAGQTVTIIAQYKPEEYSRFEAKIHDLREQLMNSSLGSGTASLRSNPKRGFYIRALFDYDKTKDCGFLSQALSFRFGDVLHVIDASDEEWWQARRVHSDSETDDIGFIPSKRRVERREWSRLKAKDWGSSSGSQGREDSVLSYETVTQMEVHYARPIIILGPTKDRANDDLLSEFPDKFGSCVPHTTRPKREYEIDGRDYHFVSSREKMEKDIQAHKFIEAGQYNSHLYGTSVQSVREVAEQGKHCILDVSANAVRRLQAAHLHPIAIFIRPRSLENVLEINKRITEEQARKAFDRATKLEQEFTECFSAIVEGDSFEEIYHKVKRVIEDLSGPYIWVPARERL, from the exons ATGTGTCTCTGCGTG AAATACCGCTACCAAGATGAAGACACGCCCCCTCTGGAGCACAGCCCGGCCCACCTCCCCAACCAG GCCAATTCTCCCCCTGTGATTGTCAACACAGATACCCTAGAAGCCCCAGGATATG AGTTGCAGGTGAACGGGACAGAGGGGGAAATGGAATACGAGGAGATCACATTGGAAAGG GGTAACTCAGGTCTGGGCTTCAGCATCGCAGGTGGCACTGATAACCCCCACATCGGCGATGACCCTTCCATCTTCATCACCAAGATCATTCCCGGTGGGGCTGCAGCCCAGGACGGCCGTCTCAG GGTCAACGATAGCATCTTGTTTGTCAATGAAGTGGACGTGCGGGAGGTGACCCACTCAGCGGCGGTGGAGGCCCTCAAAGAGGCAGGCTCTATTGTCCGCCTCTACGTCATGCGCCGGAAGCCTCCGGCTGAGAAGCTCATGGAGATCAAGCTCATCAAGGGGCCTAAAG GTCTTGGCTTCAGCATCGCTGGAGGTGTCGGGAACCAACATATCCCTGGAGATAACAGCATCTATGTGACCAAGATTATCGAAGGGGGTGCTGCCCACAAGGACGGGAGGTTACAGATCGGAGACAAGATCCTAGCG GTCAACAGCGTGGGGCTGGAGGACGTCATGCATGAGGATGCCGTGGCAGCCCTGAAGAACACGTACGATGTGGTCTACCTAAAGGTGGCCAAGCCCAGCAATGCCTACCTGAGTGACAGCTATGCTCCCCCAGACATCACGACCT CTTATTCCCAGCACCTGGACAATGAGATCAGTCACAGCAGCTACCTGGGCACTGACTACCCCACCGCCATGACCCCCACCTCCCCTCGGCGCTACTCCCCCGTGGCCAAGGACATGCTGGGGGAGGAAGACGTCCCCCGAGAACCGAGGCGGATTGTGATCCACCGGGGCTCCACGGGCCTGGGCTTCAACATCGTGGGTGGCGAGGACGGTGAAGGCATCTTCATCTCCTTCATCCTGGCCGGCGGCCCCGCAGACCTCAGTGGGGAGCTGCGGAAGGGGGACCAGATCCTCTCG GTCAATGGCGTTGACCTCCGCAATGCCAGCCACGAGCAGGCTGCCATTGCCCTGAAGAACGCGGGTCAGACAGTCACGATCATCGCTCAGTATAAACCCGAAG AGTACAGCCGGTTCGAGGCCAAGATCCATGACCTTCGGGAACAGCTCATGAACAGCAGCCTGGGTTCAGGGACTGCCTCCTTGCGGAGCAACCCCAAAAGGGGTTTCTATATCAG GGCCCTGTTTGACTATGACAAGACCAAGGACTGCGGCTTCCTGAGCCAGGCCCTGAGCTTCCGCTTCGGGGACGTGCTTCATGTCATTGATGCCAGCGATGAGGAGTGGTGGCAGGCACGGCGGGTCCACTCCGACAGCGAGACTGATGACATCGGCTTTATCCCCAGCAAGCGGCG GGTTGAGCGACGGGAGTGGTCACGGTTAAAGGCCAAG GATTGGGGCTCCAGCTCTGGATCACAGG GTCGAGAAGACTCGGTTCTGAGCTACGAGACGGTGACACAGATGGAAG TGCACTATGCTCGCCCCATCATTATCCTCGGGCCCACCAAGGACCGCGCCAACGATGATCTCCTCTCCGAGTTCCCCGACAAGTTCGGATCCTGTGTTCCCC ATACGACGCGGCCCAAGCGGGAATACGAGATAGATGGCCGGGATTACCACTTTGTGTCGTCCCgggagaaaatggagaaggaCATTCAGGCCCACAAGTTCATCGAGGCCGGCCAGTACAATAGCCACCTGTATGGAACCAGCGTCCAGTCCGTGCGAGAGGTGGCAGAGCAG GGGAAGCACTGCATCCTCGATGTCTCGGCCAATGCCGTGCGGCGGCTGCAGGCGGCCCACCTGCACCCTATCGCCATCTTCATCCGCCCCCGctccctggagaatgttct AGAGATTAATAAGCGGATCACAGAGGAGCAAGCCCGCAAAGCCTTCGACAGAGCCACCAAGCTGGAGCAGGAATTCACAGAGTGCTTCTCAG ccatcGTGGAGGGCGACAGCTTTGAGGAGATCTACCACAAGGTGAAGCGAGTCATCGAGGACCTCTCAGGCCCCTACATCTGGGTCCCTGCCCGAGAGAGACTCTGA
- the DLG4 gene encoding disks large homolog 4 isoform X7 → MCLCVKYRYQDEDTPPLEHSPAHLPNQVNAPELVHVAERNLSHLEAVQGVVGHAHFSPIKANSPPVIVNTDTLEAPGYVNGTEGEMEYEEITLERGNSGLGFSIAGGTDNPHIGDDPSIFITKIIPGGAAAQDGRLRVNDSILFVNEVDVREVTHSAAVEALKEAGSIVRLYVMRRKPPAEKLMEIKLIKGPKGLGFSIAGGVGNQHIPGDNSIYVTKIIEGGAAHKDGRLQIGDKILAVNSVGLEDVMHEDAVAALKNTYDVVYLKVAKPSNAYLSDSYAPPDITTSYSQHLDNEISHSSYLGTDYPTAMTPTSPRRYSPVAKDMLGEEDVPREPRRIVIHRGSTGLGFNIVGGEDGEGIFISFILAGGPADLSGELRKGDQILSVNGVDLRNASHEQAAIALKNAGQTVTIIAQYKPEEYSRFEAKIHDLREQLMNSSLGSGTASLRSNPKRGFYIRALFDYDKTKDCGFLSQALSFRFGDVLHVIDASDEEWWQARRVHSDSETDDIGFIPSKRRVERREWSRLKAKDWGSSSGSQGREDSVLSYETVTQMEVHYARPIIILGPTKDRANDDLLSEFPDKFGSCVPHTTRPKREYEIDGRDYHFVSSREKMEKDIQAHKFIEAGQYNSHLYGTSVQSVREVAEQRD, encoded by the exons ATGTGTCTCTGCGTG AAATACCGCTACCAAGATGAAGACACGCCCCCTCTGGAGCACAGCCCGGCCCACCTCCCCAACCAGGTAAACGCCCCCGAGCTGGTGCACGTGGCGGAGAGGAACTTGTCCCACCTCGAGGCCGTCCAAGGGGTCGTGGGCCACGCCCACTTCTCCCCCATCAAG GCCAATTCTCCCCCTGTGATTGTCAACACAGATACCCTAGAAGCCCCAGGATAT GTGAACGGGACAGAGGGGGAAATGGAATACGAGGAGATCACATTGGAAAGG GGTAACTCAGGTCTGGGCTTCAGCATCGCAGGTGGCACTGATAACCCCCACATCGGCGATGACCCTTCCATCTTCATCACCAAGATCATTCCCGGTGGGGCTGCAGCCCAGGACGGCCGTCTCAG GGTCAACGATAGCATCTTGTTTGTCAATGAAGTGGACGTGCGGGAGGTGACCCACTCAGCGGCGGTGGAGGCCCTCAAAGAGGCAGGCTCTATTGTCCGCCTCTACGTCATGCGCCGGAAGCCTCCGGCTGAGAAGCTCATGGAGATCAAGCTCATCAAGGGGCCTAAAG GTCTTGGCTTCAGCATCGCTGGAGGTGTCGGGAACCAACATATCCCTGGAGATAACAGCATCTATGTGACCAAGATTATCGAAGGGGGTGCTGCCCACAAGGACGGGAGGTTACAGATCGGAGACAAGATCCTAGCG GTCAACAGCGTGGGGCTGGAGGACGTCATGCATGAGGATGCCGTGGCAGCCCTGAAGAACACGTACGATGTGGTCTACCTAAAGGTGGCCAAGCCCAGCAATGCCTACCTGAGTGACAGCTATGCTCCCCCAGACATCACGACCT CTTATTCCCAGCACCTGGACAATGAGATCAGTCACAGCAGCTACCTGGGCACTGACTACCCCACCGCCATGACCCCCACCTCCCCTCGGCGCTACTCCCCCGTGGCCAAGGACATGCTGGGGGAGGAAGACGTCCCCCGAGAACCGAGGCGGATTGTGATCCACCGGGGCTCCACGGGCCTGGGCTTCAACATCGTGGGTGGCGAGGACGGTGAAGGCATCTTCATCTCCTTCATCCTGGCCGGCGGCCCCGCAGACCTCAGTGGGGAGCTGCGGAAGGGGGACCAGATCCTCTCG GTCAATGGCGTTGACCTCCGCAATGCCAGCCACGAGCAGGCTGCCATTGCCCTGAAGAACGCGGGTCAGACAGTCACGATCATCGCTCAGTATAAACCCGAAG AGTACAGCCGGTTCGAGGCCAAGATCCATGACCTTCGGGAACAGCTCATGAACAGCAGCCTGGGTTCAGGGACTGCCTCCTTGCGGAGCAACCCCAAAAGGGGTTTCTATATCAG GGCCCTGTTTGACTATGACAAGACCAAGGACTGCGGCTTCCTGAGCCAGGCCCTGAGCTTCCGCTTCGGGGACGTGCTTCATGTCATTGATGCCAGCGATGAGGAGTGGTGGCAGGCACGGCGGGTCCACTCCGACAGCGAGACTGATGACATCGGCTTTATCCCCAGCAAGCGGCG GGTTGAGCGACGGGAGTGGTCACGGTTAAAGGCCAAG GATTGGGGCTCCAGCTCTGGATCACAGG GTCGAGAAGACTCGGTTCTGAGCTACGAGACGGTGACACAGATGGAAG TGCACTATGCTCGCCCCATCATTATCCTCGGGCCCACCAAGGACCGCGCCAACGATGATCTCCTCTCCGAGTTCCCCGACAAGTTCGGATCCTGTGTTCCCC ATACGACGCGGCCCAAGCGGGAATACGAGATAGATGGCCGGGATTACCACTTTGTGTCGTCCCgggagaaaatggagaaggaCATTCAGGCCCACAAGTTCATCGAGGCCGGCCAGTACAATAGCCACCTGTATGGAACCAGCGTCCAGTCCGTGCGAGAGGTGGCAGAGCAG AGAGATTAA
- the DLG4 gene encoding disks large homolog 4 isoform X1 has protein sequence MCLCVKYRYQDEDTPPLEHSPAHLPNQVNAPELVHVAERNLSHLEAVQGVVGHAHFSPIKANSPPVIVNTDTLEAPGYVNGTEGEMEYEEITLERGNSGLGFSIAGGTDNPHIGDDPSIFITKIIPGGAAAQDGRLRVNDSILFVNEVDVREVTHSAAVEALKEAGSIVRLYVMRRKPPAEKLMEIKLIKGPKGLGFSIAGGVGNQHIPGDNSIYVTKIIEGGAAHKDGRLQIGDKILAVNSVGLEDVMHEDAVAALKNTYDVVYLKVAKPSNAYLSDSYAPPDITTSYSQHLDNEISHSSYLGTDYPTAMTPTSPRRYSPVAKDMLGEEDVPREPRRIVIHRGSTGLGFNIVGGEDGEGIFISFILAGGPADLSGELRKGDQILSVNGVDLRNASHEQAAIALKNAGQTVTIIAQYKPEEYSRFEAKIHDLREQLMNSSLGSGTASLRSNPKRGFYIRALFDYDKTKDCGFLSQALSFRFGDVLHVIDASDEEWWQARRVHSDSETDDIGFIPSKRRVERREWSRLKAKDWGSSSGSQGREDSVLSYETVTQMEVHYARPIIILGPTKDRANDDLLSEFPDKFGSCVPHTTRPKREYEIDGRDYHFVSSREKMEKDIQAHKFIEAGQYNSHLYGTSVQSVREVAEQGKHCILDVSANAVRRLQAAHLHPIAIFIRPRSLENVLEINKRITEEQARKAFDRATKLEQEFTECFSAIVEGDSFEEIYHKVKRVIEDLSGPYIWVPARERL, from the exons ATGTGTCTCTGCGTG AAATACCGCTACCAAGATGAAGACACGCCCCCTCTGGAGCACAGCCCGGCCCACCTCCCCAACCAGGTAAACGCCCCCGAGCTGGTGCACGTGGCGGAGAGGAACTTGTCCCACCTCGAGGCCGTCCAAGGGGTCGTGGGCCACGCCCACTTCTCCCCCATCAAG GCCAATTCTCCCCCTGTGATTGTCAACACAGATACCCTAGAAGCCCCAGGATAT GTGAACGGGACAGAGGGGGAAATGGAATACGAGGAGATCACATTGGAAAGG GGTAACTCAGGTCTGGGCTTCAGCATCGCAGGTGGCACTGATAACCCCCACATCGGCGATGACCCTTCCATCTTCATCACCAAGATCATTCCCGGTGGGGCTGCAGCCCAGGACGGCCGTCTCAG GGTCAACGATAGCATCTTGTTTGTCAATGAAGTGGACGTGCGGGAGGTGACCCACTCAGCGGCGGTGGAGGCCCTCAAAGAGGCAGGCTCTATTGTCCGCCTCTACGTCATGCGCCGGAAGCCTCCGGCTGAGAAGCTCATGGAGATCAAGCTCATCAAGGGGCCTAAAG GTCTTGGCTTCAGCATCGCTGGAGGTGTCGGGAACCAACATATCCCTGGAGATAACAGCATCTATGTGACCAAGATTATCGAAGGGGGTGCTGCCCACAAGGACGGGAGGTTACAGATCGGAGACAAGATCCTAGCG GTCAACAGCGTGGGGCTGGAGGACGTCATGCATGAGGATGCCGTGGCAGCCCTGAAGAACACGTACGATGTGGTCTACCTAAAGGTGGCCAAGCCCAGCAATGCCTACCTGAGTGACAGCTATGCTCCCCCAGACATCACGACCT CTTATTCCCAGCACCTGGACAATGAGATCAGTCACAGCAGCTACCTGGGCACTGACTACCCCACCGCCATGACCCCCACCTCCCCTCGGCGCTACTCCCCCGTGGCCAAGGACATGCTGGGGGAGGAAGACGTCCCCCGAGAACCGAGGCGGATTGTGATCCACCGGGGCTCCACGGGCCTGGGCTTCAACATCGTGGGTGGCGAGGACGGTGAAGGCATCTTCATCTCCTTCATCCTGGCCGGCGGCCCCGCAGACCTCAGTGGGGAGCTGCGGAAGGGGGACCAGATCCTCTCG GTCAATGGCGTTGACCTCCGCAATGCCAGCCACGAGCAGGCTGCCATTGCCCTGAAGAACGCGGGTCAGACAGTCACGATCATCGCTCAGTATAAACCCGAAG AGTACAGCCGGTTCGAGGCCAAGATCCATGACCTTCGGGAACAGCTCATGAACAGCAGCCTGGGTTCAGGGACTGCCTCCTTGCGGAGCAACCCCAAAAGGGGTTTCTATATCAG GGCCCTGTTTGACTATGACAAGACCAAGGACTGCGGCTTCCTGAGCCAGGCCCTGAGCTTCCGCTTCGGGGACGTGCTTCATGTCATTGATGCCAGCGATGAGGAGTGGTGGCAGGCACGGCGGGTCCACTCCGACAGCGAGACTGATGACATCGGCTTTATCCCCAGCAAGCGGCG GGTTGAGCGACGGGAGTGGTCACGGTTAAAGGCCAAG GATTGGGGCTCCAGCTCTGGATCACAGG GTCGAGAAGACTCGGTTCTGAGCTACGAGACGGTGACACAGATGGAAG TGCACTATGCTCGCCCCATCATTATCCTCGGGCCCACCAAGGACCGCGCCAACGATGATCTCCTCTCCGAGTTCCCCGACAAGTTCGGATCCTGTGTTCCCC ATACGACGCGGCCCAAGCGGGAATACGAGATAGATGGCCGGGATTACCACTTTGTGTCGTCCCgggagaaaatggagaaggaCATTCAGGCCCACAAGTTCATCGAGGCCGGCCAGTACAATAGCCACCTGTATGGAACCAGCGTCCAGTCCGTGCGAGAGGTGGCAGAGCAG GGGAAGCACTGCATCCTCGATGTCTCGGCCAATGCCGTGCGGCGGCTGCAGGCGGCCCACCTGCACCCTATCGCCATCTTCATCCGCCCCCGctccctggagaatgttct AGAGATTAATAAGCGGATCACAGAGGAGCAAGCCCGCAAAGCCTTCGACAGAGCCACCAAGCTGGAGCAGGAATTCACAGAGTGCTTCTCAG ccatcGTGGAGGGCGACAGCTTTGAGGAGATCTACCACAAGGTGAAGCGAGTCATCGAGGACCTCTCAGGCCCCTACATCTGGGTCCCTGCCCGAGAGAGACTCTGA